From the Billgrantia sulfidoxydans genome, one window contains:
- a CDS encoding YchJ family protein, producing MPTHDTPAASVDKRCPCGSGRPYAACCGPCHGGEPATTPEALMRSRYSAFVLGLDDYLRDTWHASTRPTALDLDASTRWVRLEVLDHGQDSDGGRVHFRATFREGRRWGVLEEDSRFVREAGRWFYVDGKPAIERLKPGRNDPCPCGSGRKFKSCCGLG from the coding sequence ATGCCCACCCACGATACTCCCGCCGCGAGCGTCGACAAGCGCTGCCCATGCGGCAGCGGTCGGCCCTATGCGGCGTGCTGCGGCCCTTGCCACGGCGGCGAGCCGGCCACCACGCCCGAGGCGCTGATGCGGTCGCGCTACAGTGCCTTCGTCCTCGGCCTTGACGACTACCTGCGTGACACCTGGCATGCCAGCACGCGCCCGACCGCGCTGGATCTCGATGCGTCGACCCGCTGGGTGCGCCTGGAGGTGCTGGATCATGGACAGGATAGTGACGGGGGCCGCGTGCACTTTCGGGCGACCTTTCGCGAGGGCCGCCGCTGGGGCGTGCTGGAGGAGGATTCACGCTTCGTGCGTGAGGCGGGGCGCTGGTTCTATGTCGATGGCAAACCCGCCATTGAACGCCTCAAGCCGGGCCGCAACGACCCTTGCCCCTGCGGCAGTGGGCGCAAGTTCAAGAGTTGCTGCGGCCTGGGATGA
- a CDS encoding Na+/H+ antiporter family protein → MNAIVLAILVMVTLSLARVSVVFALIAASLVGGLAAGLPIGDIMSAFNDGLGNGATVALAYAVLGAFAVALSRSGVTELLAERAIRGLHLDDQPSSRRWVAFTLLGALLAAAVSSQNLIPVHIAFIPVLVPPLLKLMNHLRLDRRLAACVITFGITAPYMLLPVGFGAIFLNDILLTNLNESGAELGLEVTRGMVPMAMLMPIGGMALGLAIAALLSYRRPRRYEDRDLAHGDETPAQAARHLAPWQMAVLAAALVGTVVTQLLSGSMVLGGLFGFALLSVSGVFRWHEQDGIFTEGMRMMAQVGFIMISAAGFAGVMQATGEVAALVEGSAELIGDNKGLAALIMLLVGLFITMGIGSSFSTVPIIASLYVPLALGFGFSPMATIALVGTAAALGDAGSPASDSTLGPTAGLNADGQHDHIWDTVVPTFLHYNLPLIAFGWLAAMVL, encoded by the coding sequence ATGAATGCCATCGTTCTGGCCATCCTGGTCATGGTCACCCTGAGCCTCGCCCGCGTTTCCGTCGTCTTCGCCCTGATCGCCGCCAGCCTGGTAGGAGGACTGGCCGCAGGCCTGCCGATCGGCGACATCATGAGCGCATTCAACGATGGCCTGGGCAATGGCGCCACCGTCGCCCTGGCCTACGCCGTGCTGGGTGCCTTCGCCGTGGCCCTGTCGCGCTCCGGGGTCACGGAGCTGCTGGCCGAGCGTGCCATTCGCGGGCTGCACCTCGACGACCAGCCGTCGAGCCGGCGCTGGGTCGCCTTCACCCTGCTCGGCGCCCTGCTCGCCGCCGCGGTCAGCTCGCAGAACCTGATCCCGGTGCACATCGCCTTCATCCCGGTGCTGGTGCCGCCGCTGCTCAAGCTGATGAACCACCTGCGCCTGGATCGCCGCCTCGCCGCCTGCGTCATCACCTTCGGCATCACCGCACCCTACATGCTGCTGCCGGTGGGCTTCGGCGCCATCTTCCTCAACGACATCCTGCTCACCAACCTCAACGAGAGCGGCGCCGAGCTCGGTCTCGAGGTCACTCGCGGCATGGTGCCCATGGCCATGCTGATGCCCATCGGCGGCATGGCACTGGGGCTCGCGATAGCAGCGCTGCTGAGCTATCGCCGCCCGCGCCGCTACGAGGATCGCGACCTGGCCCACGGCGACGAGACCCCGGCCCAGGCCGCCCGGCATCTGGCGCCCTGGCAAATGGCCGTGCTCGCCGCGGCACTGGTGGGCACCGTGGTAACCCAGCTGCTCTCCGGCTCCATGGTGCTCGGCGGATTGTTCGGCTTCGCCCTGCTCTCGGTCAGCGGCGTGTTCCGCTGGCACGAGCAGGACGGCATCTTCACTGAAGGCATGCGCATGATGGCGCAGGTAGGCTTCATCATGATCAGCGCGGCGGGTTTCGCCGGGGTGATGCAGGCAACCGGAGAAGTGGCGGCGCTGGTGGAAGGCTCGGCGGAACTGATCGGTGACAACAAGGGCCTGGCCGCCCTGATCATGCTGCTGGTCGGCCTGTTCATCACCATGGGCATCGGCTCGTCGTTCTCCACCGTGCCGATCATCGCCTCGCTCTACGTGCCGCTGGCGCTCGGCTTCGGCTTCTCGCCCATGGCCACCATCGCCCTGGTGGGCACCGCCGCCGCGCTGGGCGACGCCGGCTCACCGGCTTCGGACTCGACCCTCGGCCCCACCGCCGGGCTCAACGCCGACGGCCAGCACGACCACATCTGGGACACCGTGGTGCCGACCTTCCTGCACTACAACCTGCCGCTGATCGCCTTCGGCTGGCTGGCCGCCATGGTGCTCTGA
- the hutH gene encoding histidine ammonia-lyase, with the protein MTHLDIQPGKMTLAQARQVYEAPLRVTLPDSADAAIRRGVDCVNRVVAEDRTVYGINTGFGLLAQTRIDHDHLEDLQRSLVLSHATGVGEPMEDALIRLIMVLKVNSLARGYSGIRREVLDALLALVNAEVYPHIPLKGSVGASGDLAPLAHMSVVLLGEGKARHRGEWIPARQALEIAGLEPLRLAPKEGLALLNGTQVSSAYALKGLFEAEDLYAAATVCGALTVEATLSSRAPFDARIHDARGQRGQIDAAAAYRHLLGERSEISDSHAHCDKVQDPYSLRCQPQVMGAVLTQIRQAAEVLAVEVNAVTDNPLVFSDEGDILSGGNFHAEPVAMAADNLALALAEIGSLTERRVSLMMDTHMSQLPPFLVENGGVNSGFMIAQVTAAALASENKALAHPHSVDSLPTSANQEDHVSMAPAAGKRLWEMADNVRGIVAIEWLAACQGLDFRLDAHQQRMKSTPRLERARQALRSAVAYYDRDRFFAPDIERATQLLASRTLNELVPVELLPSH; encoded by the coding sequence ATGACCCATCTCGACATCCAACCCGGCAAGATGACCCTGGCCCAGGCACGCCAGGTCTACGAGGCGCCGCTGCGCGTGACGCTGCCCGACAGCGCCGACGCCGCCATCCGGCGCGGCGTCGACTGCGTCAATCGCGTCGTCGCCGAGGATCGCACCGTCTACGGCATCAACACCGGCTTCGGCCTGCTGGCCCAGACCCGCATCGACCATGATCACCTGGAGGATCTCCAGCGCTCGCTGGTGCTGTCCCACGCCACCGGCGTCGGCGAGCCCATGGAAGACGCCCTGATACGGCTGATCATGGTGCTCAAGGTCAACAGCCTGGCCCGCGGCTACTCCGGCATCCGCCGCGAAGTACTCGACGCCCTGCTCGCCCTGGTCAACGCCGAGGTCTACCCGCACATCCCGCTCAAGGGTTCCGTCGGCGCTTCCGGCGACCTGGCGCCGCTGGCCCATATGAGCGTGGTACTGCTCGGCGAAGGCAAGGCGCGCCATCGTGGCGAATGGATCCCCGCCCGCCAGGCCCTCGAGATCGCCGGGCTCGAGCCGCTCAGGCTCGCCCCCAAGGAGGGCCTGGCGCTGCTCAACGGCACCCAGGTCTCTAGCGCCTATGCGCTCAAGGGCCTGTTCGAGGCCGAGGACCTCTACGCCGCCGCCACGGTGTGCGGCGCACTGACCGTGGAGGCCACGCTCAGCTCCCGCGCGCCCTTCGATGCCCGCATCCACGACGCCCGCGGCCAGCGCGGCCAGATCGATGCCGCCGCGGCCTACCGCCACCTGCTGGGCGAGCGCAGCGAGATCAGCGACTCCCACGCCCATTGCGACAAGGTGCAGGACCCCTACTCGCTGCGCTGCCAGCCCCAGGTGATGGGCGCCGTGCTGACACAGATCCGCCAGGCCGCCGAGGTGCTGGCCGTCGAGGTGAATGCGGTAACGGACAACCCGCTGGTGTTCAGCGACGAAGGCGACATCCTCTCCGGCGGCAATTTCCACGCCGAGCCGGTGGCCATGGCCGCCGACAATCTGGCCCTGGCACTGGCCGAGATCGGCTCGCTCACCGAGCGCCGCGTGTCGCTGATGATGGATACCCACATGTCGCAGCTGCCGCCGTTCCTGGTGGAGAACGGCGGGGTCAACTCCGGCTTCATGATCGCGCAGGTCACCGCCGCGGCGCTGGCCAGCGAGAACAAGGCCCTGGCCCACCCGCACAGCGTCGACAGCCTGCCCACCTCGGCCAACCAGGAGGATCACGTCTCCATGGCGCCGGCCGCCGGCAAGCGGCTGTGGGAGATGGCCGACAACGTGCGCGGCATCGTCGCCATCGAATGGCTGGCCGCCTGCCAGGGCCTCGATTTCCGGCTGGATGCGCATCAGCAGCGCATGAAGAGCACGCCGCGCCTGGAGCGGGCCAGGCAGGCGCTGCGCAGCGCGGTCGCCTACTACGACCGTGATCGCTTCTTCGCCCCCGACATCGAGCGGGCCACCCAGCTGCTCGCGTCGCGGACGCTCAACGAGTTGGTGCCGGTGGAACTGCTGCCGAGCCACTGA